The following are encoded together in the Pleurocapsa sp. FMAR1 genome:
- a CDS encoding GntR family transcriptional regulator, with product MSRSPKQIPLHLNISEQIHQQIIDGSYLPGNKLPSERKLIEEWEVSRITIRRAIANLVQQGLVTTYQGKGVFVNEQRKVAYTLSNPLTFLQNDLTDKGIELSLQNITFELVTTSTKVQKILQLPRNNPTAYLQKKLLLTDKVPGGVDITYILPEIGHKFATELKQNMTFPILERHDYPIERVAAIIECTNANLELSEYLDVPLGHPLLVYRHTAYTTQNRPIVHGETISRGDRFCYAVNQLNLTKGLNRK from the coding sequence TTGTCAAGATCGCCAAAGCAGATACCACTTCATTTAAATATTTCCGAACAAATACACCAGCAGATTATCGATGGTAGTTATTTACCAGGGAATAAATTACCTAGTGAAAGAAAGTTAATCGAAGAATGGGAAGTCAGCCGAATTACAATTAGAAGAGCGATCGCTAATTTAGTTCAACAAGGTTTAGTGACCACTTATCAAGGAAAAGGAGTATTTGTTAATGAGCAACGCAAAGTAGCTTATACTCTCTCTAATCCGCTAACGTTTCTGCAAAATGACCTAACAGACAAAGGAATTGAACTATCCTTGCAAAACATAACCTTTGAGCTTGTTACCACCTCAACAAAAGTTCAAAAAATACTGCAATTACCTCGAAACAATCCCACTGCTTACCTCCAAAAAAAACTGCTGCTAACGGATAAAGTGCCTGGAGGCGTTGATATTACCTACATTTTGCCAGAAATAGGTCACAAGTTCGCCACAGAGTTAAAACAAAACATGACCTTTCCGATTTTAGAACGCCATGATTATCCCATCGAGCGTGTTGCTGCAATTATCGAATGTACCAATGCTAATCTCGAACTGAGTGAATATTTAGATGTACCTTTAGGTCATCCTTTGCTAGTTTATCGCCACACTGCTTATACAACCCAGAATCGCCCGATAGTTCATGGAGAAACAATTTCTAGAGGCGATCGCTTTTGCTATGCAGTTAATCAACTCAACCTCACCAAGGGTTTGAATCGTAAGTGA
- the lipA gene encoding lipoyl synthase, translating to MTLKPDWLRVKAPQLERVGSVKEILRDLSLNTVCEEASCPNIGECFAVGTATFLIMGPACTRACPYCDIDFEKKPQALDPNEPVQLAEAVRRLKLNHVVITSVNRDDLPDEGASQFVRCIEEVRKVSPQTTIELLIPDLCGNWEALETIIAAQPDVLNHNTETIPRLYKRVRPQGEYLRSLELLTQTRKIAPWVYTKSGIMVGLGETDAEVREVIQGLRDVDCDILTIGQYLQPSQNHLGVKDFVTPEQFKAWQEFGESIGFLQVVSSPLTRSSYHAEQVRALMQLYPRQKPN from the coding sequence GTGACGTTAAAACCAGATTGGTTAAGAGTTAAAGCCCCACAGTTGGAACGAGTAGGCAGCGTTAAAGAGATTTTGCGCGATTTGTCGCTAAATACTGTTTGTGAAGAGGCATCTTGCCCTAATATTGGGGAATGTTTTGCCGTTGGCACAGCGACCTTTCTGATTATGGGTCCTGCCTGTACCCGTGCCTGTCCTTATTGCGATATTGATTTTGAGAAAAAACCCCAGGCTTTAGATCCAAATGAGCCAGTCCAGCTAGCAGAGGCAGTACGTCGCCTTAAGCTAAATCATGTGGTGATCACTTCCGTAAACCGCGATGATTTACCAGATGAGGGTGCATCCCAATTTGTCCGCTGTATCGAAGAGGTACGTAAAGTTTCTCCTCAAACCACAATTGAGCTACTCATACCCGATTTATGTGGCAACTGGGAAGCTTTAGAAACTATCATTGCTGCTCAACCCGATGTCTTAAATCACAATACCGAAACTATTCCCCGCCTATATAAAAGAGTACGTCCTCAAGGAGAATATTTGCGATCGCTCGAACTCTTAACCCAAACTCGTAAAATTGCTCCCTGGGTATACACCAAGTCTGGCATCATGGTTGGCCTGGGGGAAACCGACGCAGAAGTTAGAGAGGTAATTCAGGGCTTGCGAGATGTGGACTGCGATATTTTAACTATTGGGCAGTATCTCCAGCCTTCTCAGAATCATTTGGGGGTTAAAGATTTTGTTACCCCTGAGCAGTTTAAAGCCTGGCAAGAGTTTGGAGAATCAATTGGTTTTCTACAGGTTGTTTCTAGCCCTCTAACCCGTAGCTCTTATCATGCAGAACAGGTTAGGGCTTTGATGCAGCTTTATCCTCGACAGAAGCCTAACTGA
- a CDS encoding DUF1499 domain-containing protein: protein MSRFISIIIGIIITLSSSLIFTASAVAAIGLDNGHLAACPSSPNCVVSQDGDEKHAVEPITYKSDRATAKETLLKVLSVVPRTEVIEDTDNYIYAESTSRIFKFVDDAEFYFPEDENIIQVRSASRVGESDLGVNRRRIEQIRLAMQDLGV, encoded by the coding sequence GTGTCTCGTTTTATCTCAATTATCATTGGTATTATTATTACCCTATCTAGCAGTCTAATATTTACTGCCTCGGCTGTTGCAGCTATTGGCTTAGATAATGGTCATTTAGCTGCTTGTCCTAGTTCGCCTAATTGTGTTGTTAGTCAAGATGGGGATGAAAAACACGCAGTTGAGCCTATTACTTATAAAAGCGATCGCGCTACGGCTAAAGAAACTTTATTAAAAGTCTTGTCAGTTGTACCCCGCACTGAAGTTATTGAAGATACAGATAACTATATTTATGCTGAATCTACCAGCCGTATTTTTAAATTTGTCGATGATGCCGAATTTTATTTTCCTGAAGACGAAAATATAATTCAAGTAAGATCTGCTTCACGGGTAGGAGAATCAGATTTAGGAGTTAACCGCCGACGTATCGAGCAAATTCGCTTAGCAATGCAAGATCTAGGCGTTTAA
- a CDS encoding FUSC family protein: MPYQNQYLLNWLQQQFQISLGKPDFIRGAWMLLVLSGPLAVGFFLGQPKISAIPTIAAFLVEIVPVSGAYRHQVTARGIATVGITLALLIANLVSGSFWLAIITTFVVIFLLALASLFGSAMTSASFATSIMFVIALARFSSFPNLTAVLEQCLFCFTGGLWAMALSSALWIVRPHTPVVQAVADCYLTLSKLAHLVGEKTSRSPKQEDWIEQFWQAQDAVTQNLASARSIWTSIWTREKAESPRGNQLLASIEGANQTINSLVAVVELKAIALQNPLFNHLQPETEQVIEQVAISLQRFSTALKKNRNFIPLEDLQRSIKALEYQWQRLRNRVYEQTIEIQADEYASLVNLRKIVTSLVELAQQIQADAKIATDLTLSYGRSKRFFSTPEPISWLDTIKSNFTFRSVTLRHALRLAVVVTIAQLIANVSPIPKGYWITLTAMIALKPNFGGTFQRTVQRVLGTVVGGMIGISLALAIHNPLEIALTILLLMFTAVSLRSLSYSLFITLLTPIIILLLNTFGVGNWQLGIARIADSLIGGLLALLGSYLLFPSWERQRLPAQLEQTIRANLAYFQVAIDEYLHREDRTSESSLPRLRHQAALENANAEAAAQRLFSEPRHVRGEIEPVITLMLYIRSLFISVTTLTEHSRKVNGVDRLAEVEQLTEAIEQVLDNLADTLNGGQKLLPLPPLDEYLLAISDRIKQLHTARISEIATHLTATTTLQAVRTHTPVATELNQIVRAVTIMHCTIDRI, encoded by the coding sequence ATGCCTTATCAAAATCAATATCTTCTTAACTGGTTGCAGCAGCAGTTTCAAATCAGTCTAGGCAAGCCCGATTTCATTCGTGGAGCTTGGATGCTTTTAGTATTGAGTGGTCCGCTTGCAGTCGGTTTTTTTCTAGGTCAGCCAAAGATCAGTGCCATCCCAACAATCGCCGCTTTCTTGGTTGAGATAGTCCCTGTAAGCGGAGCTTATCGGCATCAAGTTACAGCAAGAGGGATTGCAACAGTCGGTATCACCCTTGCCTTGCTAATCGCCAATTTGGTGAGCGGTAGCTTTTGGCTAGCTATCATAACCACATTCGTGGTTATTTTTTTGCTTGCTTTAGCTAGTCTGTTTGGATCGGCAATGACAAGCGCTAGCTTTGCTACTTCGATAATGTTTGTTATTGCCTTGGCTAGATTCTCTTCATTTCCCAATCTAACTGCGGTACTCGAACAATGCTTGTTTTGCTTTACTGGTGGACTGTGGGCAATGGCATTATCTTCAGCTTTATGGATAGTGCGTCCACACACACCTGTGGTGCAGGCTGTCGCCGATTGCTACCTGACTTTAAGCAAGCTGGCTCATTTGGTAGGTGAAAAAACATCCCGTTCACCAAAGCAAGAAGACTGGATTGAACAATTCTGGCAAGCCCAAGATGCAGTAACTCAAAACTTAGCTTCTGCCCGTAGTATTTGGACATCGATTTGGACTAGGGAAAAAGCAGAAAGCCCTAGAGGAAATCAACTACTAGCATCAATTGAAGGCGCTAACCAAACTATCAATTCTTTAGTTGCTGTAGTAGAACTCAAGGCGATCGCCTTACAAAATCCCTTATTCAATCATTTACAGCCAGAAACAGAGCAGGTAATAGAGCAAGTTGCCATCAGTTTACAAAGATTTTCGACTGCCCTCAAGAAAAACCGAAACTTTATACCTTTAGAAGATTTGCAACGAAGCATAAAAGCCTTAGAGTATCAATGGCAAAGATTACGCAATCGGGTTTACGAGCAAACGATTGAAATTCAAGCTGATGAATATGCAAGTTTAGTCAATCTGCGCAAAATAGTAACAAGCCTAGTCGAATTAGCCCAGCAAATTCAGGCTGATGCCAAAATTGCCACAGATTTGACCTTAAGCTACGGCAGGTCAAAGAGATTCTTCTCAACACCAGAACCTATCTCTTGGTTAGATACAATTAAAAGCAACTTCACTTTTCGCTCGGTTACTCTACGTCATGCTTTGCGCCTAGCAGTAGTGGTAACCATTGCCCAGTTAATTGCCAATGTATCACCCATACCTAAAGGCTATTGGATTACCCTGACAGCCATGATTGCCCTAAAGCCTAACTTTGGAGGAACGTTTCAAAGGACAGTACAAAGAGTTTTAGGCACTGTTGTCGGCGGTATGATCGGCATTAGTTTAGCGTTGGCGATCCACAATCCTCTAGAGATTGCCCTAACAATTTTGCTACTGATGTTTACCGCTGTATCTTTACGTTCTCTTAGCTACAGCCTTTTTATTACGCTGCTGACACCTATAATTATCCTGCTACTAAACACTTTTGGAGTCGGCAACTGGCAACTGGGAATTGCCAGAATTGCTGATAGCCTAATTGGAGGATTATTAGCACTTTTGGGCAGCTATCTACTTTTTCCTAGCTGGGAACGACAACGGCTTCCCGCTCAGTTAGAACAAACCATTCGAGCTAATCTAGCTTATTTTCAAGTTGCAATCGATGAATACTTACACAGAGAAGATCGGACTTCTGAAAGTTCGCTCCCTCGGTTGCGTCATCAGGCAGCCTTAGAAAATGCTAATGCCGAAGCTGCTGCCCAAAGATTATTTAGTGAACCTCGTCATGTTCGAGGAGAGATTGAACCTGTGATAACCCTGATGCTCTATATTCGTAGCTTGTTTATCTCAGTGACTACTTTAACCGAACATAGCAGAAAAGTTAACGGTGTCGATCGGCTTGCCGAGGTCGAACAGCTTACCGAAGCAATCGAGCAGGTATTAGATAATCTAGCCGATACGCTCAATGGAGGACAAAAGCTTCTGCCCCTACCACCCTTAGATGAATATCTTTTGGCTATTAGCGATCGCATCAAGCAGCTACACACCGCACGAATTTCAGAAATTGCCACACATCTCACGGCAACAACTACTTTGCAAGCAGTCCGAACACATACGCCAGTCGCTACTGAGCTAAACCAAATTGTTAGAGCCGTGACGATTATGCATTGCACCATTGATAGAATTTAA
- a CDS encoding Txe/YoeB family addiction module toxin — protein sequence MAWTIKFSRKALKDGKKLRAANLATNVNQLIEVLKQNPYLPPCKKLSGDLHGYYSRRINIQHRLVYSIDEENKIVKVVSVWSH from the coding sequence ATGGCTTGGACGATTAAGTTTTCTCGTAAGGCTTTAAAAGATGGTAAAAAATTACGAGCTGCCAATTTAGCTACTAATGTTAATCAATTAATTGAAGTTCTTAAGCAAAATCCGTATCTACCACCATGCAAAAAACTTTCTGGTGATTTGCATGGTTATTATTCTCGACGTATTAACATTCAGCATCGTCTAGTTTATTCGATAGATGAAGAAAATAAAATAGTAAAAGTGGTTTCTGTTTGGTCGCATTAG
- a CDS encoding alpha/beta fold hydrolase encodes MNQNTNYFAIADFSLQCEKVLSEATIVYKTYGELNSDRTNVILYPTSYGANHKDIEWLISSDSILDPSQYFIIIANMFGNGLSSSPSNDQACGLAELGFWFTHLDNVRAQKQLLDSLGIEKLALVYGWSMGAQQAYHWGALYPEYVERIAALCATARTTDHNKIFLQSLRTALTADPAWNGTLFEDIPDRGFKAFSRIYASWAASQAYYRQGLYYQFGYESLEDYLVRGWEANYRQRDPHDLLAMIDTWLHCDVSNNPTYQGDYQQALKAITAKTLVMPGATDLYFTPEDCKAEADLIPNAKYLPIPSIWGHRAGNPYQNPEDEMFIKKAVREFLLEK; translated from the coding sequence ATGAATCAAAATACAAATTATTTCGCGATCGCAGATTTTTCCCTGCAATGCGAAAAAGTACTATCCGAAGCAACAATAGTATACAAAACTTATGGGGAATTAAATAGCGATCGCACTAACGTTATTCTATATCCCACATCTTATGGGGCAAACCATAAAGATATCGAATGGTTAATTAGTTCTGACAGTATTCTCGATCCAAGTCAGTATTTTATTATCATTGCTAATATGTTTGGCAATGGCTTATCTAGTTCTCCTAGCAACGATCAAGCCTGTGGTTTAGCAGAATTAGGATTTTGGTTTACTCATCTTGATAATGTTCGCGCTCAAAAACAGCTACTAGACAGTTTGGGAATTGAGAAACTAGCTTTAGTCTATGGTTGGTCGATGGGGGCGCAACAGGCTTATCATTGGGGTGCGCTATATCCTGAATACGTCGAACGAATTGCTGCTTTATGCGCTACAGCACGGACAACAGATCACAACAAGATTTTTTTGCAAAGTTTACGCACGGCACTAACCGCAGATCCTGCTTGGAATGGTACTTTATTTGAAGATATCCCAGATCGCGGGTTCAAAGCTTTTTCCCGCATCTACGCAAGTTGGGCAGCATCTCAAGCTTACTATCGCCAGGGACTTTATTATCAGTTTGGTTATGAGTCTCTAGAAGATTATTTAGTCAGAGGTTGGGAAGCCAATTATCGTCAACGCGATCCTCACGATTTATTAGCAATGATTGATACTTGGTTGCATTGCGATGTTAGTAATAATCCAACTTATCAAGGAGATTATCAACAGGCACTAAAGGCTATTACGGCTAAAACTTTAGTCATGCCCGGTGCAACAGATTTATACTTTACTCCTGAAGACTGTAAAGCGGAAGCTGATTTAATTCCTAATGCTAAATATCTGCCAATTCCTTCTATTTGGGGACATCGGGCGGGAAATCCCTATCAGAATCCTGAAGATGAAATGTTTATTAAAAAAGCTGTACGGGAATTTTTGCTTGAGAAATAG
- the glyA gene encoding serine hydroxymethyltransferase gives MTKTNLDFLAQTDPDIAEIIDLELKRQRSHLELIASENFTSPAVLAAQGSVLTNKYAEGLPGKRYYGGCEFIDRAEQLAIDRAKQLFGAAMANVQPHSGAQANFAVFLTLLEPGDTIMGMDLSHGGHLTHGSPVNFSGKWFNVVQYGVNKDTEQLDFEQIRELALAERPKLIICGYSAYSRTIDFAKFRAIADEIGAYLLADIAHIAGLVATGHHPNPVPHCDVVTTTTHKTLRGPRGGLILTRDPELGKKLNKSVFPGTQGGPLEHAIAAKAVAFGEALKPEFKEYSAQVIANAQAMGEAFRARNIKLVSDGTDNHLLLLDLRSIGMTGKKADALVSQINITANKNTVPFDPESPFVTSGLRLGSPAMTTRGMGETEFQEIANIVADKLLSPEDEATQSDCLNRVAALCDRFPLYPYLEIPVPTKIKG, from the coding sequence GTGACTAAAACAAATTTAGATTTTCTGGCTCAAACCGACCCAGATATTGCGGAAATTATCGATTTAGAATTAAAGCGTCAGCGATCGCACCTGGAGCTAATTGCCAGCGAAAACTTCACCTCTCCCGCAGTTTTGGCAGCCCAGGGTTCGGTCTTAACTAATAAGTATGCCGAAGGCTTACCAGGTAAACGCTACTATGGCGGTTGTGAATTTATCGACCGTGCCGAACAGTTAGCCATAGACCGTGCCAAGCAGCTTTTTGGTGCAGCTATGGCAAACGTTCAACCCCACTCTGGCGCACAGGCGAATTTTGCCGTGTTTCTGACTTTACTAGAGCCTGGAGACACTATCATGGGTATGGACTTGTCCCACGGTGGACATCTAACCCATGGCTCGCCTGTCAACTTTTCAGGAAAATGGTTTAACGTCGTTCAGTATGGCGTAAATAAAGACACAGAACAGCTAGATTTTGAGCAAATAAGAGAATTAGCTCTGGCTGAACGTCCTAAACTGATTATTTGTGGTTATTCTGCCTATTCTCGTACTATAGATTTTGCTAAATTTAGAGCGATCGCTGACGAAATTGGCGCATACTTACTAGCTGATATTGCTCATATTGCTGGTTTAGTGGCTACAGGTCATCACCCCAATCCTGTTCCCCATTGTGACGTAGTTACCACTACCACCCATAAAACTCTTCGAGGACCTAGAGGCGGTCTGATTTTGACTCGCGATCCTGAACTAGGTAAAAAATTAAATAAATCAGTATTCCCTGGTACTCAAGGTGGTCCCCTTGAACACGCAATTGCTGCTAAAGCAGTGGCGTTTGGCGAGGCACTCAAGCCAGAATTTAAAGAGTATTCCGCCCAGGTAATTGCCAATGCGCAAGCAATGGGAGAAGCTTTTAGAGCCAGAAACATCAAGCTAGTGTCTGACGGTACAGACAATCATTTACTTTTACTTGACCTACGTAGTATCGGCATGACAGGCAAAAAAGCAGATGCTTTAGTTAGTCAAATTAATATCACTGCCAACAAAAACACTGTTCCCTTCGATCCTGAGTCTCCTTTTGTAACTAGTGGGCTACGTTTAGGTTCTCCTGCTATGACAACAAGAGGAATGGGGGAGACAGAATTCCAAGAGATTGCTAATATTGTCGCAGACAAATTACTTAGCCCCGAAGACGAGGCTACTCAAAGTGATTGTCTAAATCGAGTAGCAGCATTATGCGATCGCTTTCCTCTTTATCCTTATTTGGAGATTCCTGTACCTACCAAAATTAAAGGTTAA
- a CDS encoding fatty acid desaturase family protein, translating into MNSQATIKSVSPARKPKQILDPSELKTLNTRSNWRGLIQFAGHICVMFGSGYLWTTADNLLIKVPALIIYGFTFAVMFAPLHESSHRTAFANNRLNDSVAWIAGLLSFYNSDFYRRYHKWHHRYAQVNGKDPELDDPKPSNFKEYLIELSGFNWWVGKFKSHYKLATGQLEDYFYIAEDARDEVIRSTRLQLAVYGIAIAISIIFHQPWFFTLWLFPLAVGQPIVRSILLAEHTGCTNDANPLTNTRTTLTWLPLMAWNIPFHAEHHLYPSIPFHALPQAHQQLKDHFEVVENGYAKVHRDIMTSF; encoded by the coding sequence ATGAACAGTCAAGCCACAATCAAATCAGTATCACCCGCCCGTAAGCCAAAACAAATCTTAGACCCTTCAGAATTAAAGACCTTAAATACTCGTTCTAATTGGCGAGGATTAATTCAATTTGCAGGACATATCTGCGTGATGTTTGGTAGTGGGTATTTGTGGACAACGGCAGATAATTTGTTAATTAAAGTACCAGCTTTAATTATCTACGGCTTTACTTTTGCTGTCATGTTTGCACCTTTACATGAAAGTTCTCATCGCACAGCTTTCGCTAACAATCGCCTCAACGATAGTGTTGCTTGGATAGCGGGACTCTTATCTTTTTATAACAGTGATTTTTATCGTCGCTATCATAAATGGCATCATCGCTATGCTCAAGTTAATGGAAAAGACCCCGAATTAGACGATCCCAAACCTAGTAACTTTAAAGAGTATTTAATCGAACTAAGTGGTTTTAACTGGTGGGTTGGAAAGTTTAAAAGCCATTATAAACTAGCCACAGGTCAGCTAGAAGATTATTTCTACATCGCTGAAGATGCGCGAGATGAGGTGATCAGATCTACACGTTTACAACTAGCGGTTTATGGAATTGCGATCGCTATCTCGATAATATTCCATCAACCTTGGTTTTTTACCCTTTGGTTATTTCCCTTAGCTGTAGGACAACCAATTGTACGCTCTATCTTGTTAGCCGAACATACAGGATGCACTAATGATGCAAATCCTTTAACTAACACTCGCACTACTTTAACTTGGCTTCCCTTGATGGCGTGGAACATTCCCTTCCATGCTGAACACCACCTTTATCCTTCGATTCCCTTTCATGCTTTACCCCAAGCGCATCAACAGTTAAAAGATCATTTTGAAGTAGTCGAGAATGGTTATGCAAAAGTGCATCGGGACATCATGACCTCTTTTTAA
- a CDS encoding glycosyltransferase family 4 protein translates to MPMELYHLIAFLISVTFVLWTIPDVKTLGLKLGIVDRPNARKIHKDPVVRVGGVSIFAGTMTALLIVGLLGGFSALAPHKLNEIKVVIIGSILFFGIGFADDLFNLTPISRLLMQIAVATGCWYLGVRIEFLSFPVYSLIKIYWLSLPITVIWLVGMANAINWIDGVDGLAAGVSGIAAFVMLVVTLFMNQPAAALIAAALAGGALGFLRYNFNPAQIFMGDGGAYFMGFTLAAVGIIGLVKTTFITAVVLPYLILAVPILDASAVILSRISKGKSPFVADKSHFHHWLLKSGISQRQTVLLIYTLTFWVGSLALGFSNIPSGWGYAIGATMLLIWQVWQVRQVWRSRHSHK, encoded by the coding sequence ATGCCTATGGAACTATATCATCTGATTGCTTTTCTGATTTCTGTAACTTTTGTGTTATGGACTATACCCGACGTTAAAACCTTGGGTTTGAAGTTGGGTATAGTAGATCGACCAAACGCTAGAAAAATTCATAAAGACCCCGTTGTACGTGTTGGAGGGGTTTCAATTTTTGCTGGAACAATGACTGCCTTACTAATTGTTGGGCTTTTAGGCGGATTTTCTGCCTTAGCTCCCCACAAGTTAAATGAAATTAAGGTCGTTATTATTGGTAGCATTCTTTTCTTTGGGATTGGTTTTGCCGATGACCTATTCAATCTCACTCCTATTTCGCGGCTCTTGATGCAAATTGCTGTGGCAACTGGCTGTTGGTATCTGGGAGTTCGCATCGAATTTCTGTCTTTTCCCGTATACTCTTTAATCAAGATTTACTGGCTTAGTCTGCCCATTACCGTAATTTGGTTAGTAGGCATGGCTAATGCGATCAACTGGATTGATGGCGTTGACGGTCTAGCAGCAGGAGTTTCTGGGATTGCTGCCTTTGTGATGCTGGTAGTAACCCTATTTATGAATCAGCCTGCTGCTGCCTTGATTGCTGCTGCTTTGGCGGGAGGGGCTTTGGGTTTTTTGCGCTATAACTTCAATCCTGCTCAAATTTTTATGGGGGATGGGGGAGCATATTTTATGGGCTTTACCCTGGCAGCAGTGGGTATAATTGGTCTGGTTAAGACCACTTTTATCACCGCTGTTGTTTTACCTTATCTAATTTTGGCAGTGCCTATTTTAGATGCGTCGGCGGTAATTCTTTCGCGAATCAGCAAAGGGAAGTCTCCTTTTGTTGCCGATAAAAGCCATTTCCATCACTGGTTGCTCAAATCAGGCATTTCCCAACGTCAAACTGTATTGTTAATTTATACACTGACTTTTTGGGTTGGTAGTTTGGCTTTAGGTTTTTCTAATATCCCTAGTGGCTGGGGCTATGCTATTGGTGCAACAATGTTATTAATTTGGCAGGTTTGGCAAGTTCGGCAAGTTTGGCGATCGCGCCACAGCCATAAATAA
- a CDS encoding type II toxin-antitoxin system Phd/YefM family antitoxin encodes MDIHSASQARANLFKLLEQVNRESKPCIITSRKGDGILISKDDWESIQETLYLQSIPGMVESIKQAENDEWASEAEFMDKLNGLDD; translated from the coding sequence ATGGATATTCATAGTGCGAGTCAGGCTAGAGCAAATCTATTTAAGTTATTAGAACAAGTTAATCGAGAAAGCAAACCTTGTATTATTACCTCTCGTAAAGGTGATGGAATATTAATCTCTAAAGATGATTGGGAAAGCATACAAGAAACATTATATTTGCAATCTATACCAGGAATGGTCGAGTCCATAAAGCAAGCTGAAAATGATGAATGGGCATCAGAAGCAGAATTTATGGATAAGTTAAATGGCTTGGACGATTAA
- a CDS encoding N-acetylmuramoyl-L-alanine amidase has protein sequence MKANSFFFYLRHKPIIVISTAIALFIVGLNQWLQHQDRIANAFCDAKYAHQGSSQCLSQNINIAPKNIAPENQHPLQAPEIAKPISPAKKVQPPPKANPNVSLVPATFKTTKAFEEYKPEYTIAIADSSNYGDRFSADVYDHPLHNSALAVLHETVGSAMSAINTFRTPHNDISQQVSYHALITLDGMIIYLVPSDKRAFGAGNSVFESSQGIETVKTNIDLPPSVNNFAYHISLETPPDGRKNQPSHSGYTDAQYKALAWLLSLSNIPDNRITTHKNVDRSGQRFDPRSFDFDEFFQILHTYRQPNESKVSTQIN, from the coding sequence ATGAAAGCAAACTCATTTTTCTTTTATCTGCGTCATAAGCCAATAATTGTTATTTCAACTGCGATCGCTCTTTTTATAGTGGGATTAAATCAATGGTTACAACACCAAGATAGAATTGCTAATGCTTTTTGTGATGCCAAATACGCTCACCAAGGCTCAAGTCAATGTCTGAGCCAGAATATAAACATAGCCCCCAAAAACATAGCCCCAGAAAACCAACATCCTCTTCAAGCCCCAGAAATAGCCAAGCCAATTTCCCCAGCCAAGAAGGTTCAGCCTCCCCCCAAAGCAAACCCCAATGTGTCTTTAGTCCCAGCTACGTTCAAGACTACTAAAGCTTTTGAAGAATATAAACCTGAATATACAATCGCCATTGCCGATTCTAGCAACTACGGCGATCGCTTTAGCGCTGACGTTTATGATCATCCTCTGCATAATTCAGCGCTCGCTGTGCTGCATGAAACCGTTGGTTCGGCTATGAGTGCTATTAATACTTTTAGAACACCTCATAATGATATTAGTCAGCAAGTTAGTTACCATGCTTTAATTACCCTCGATGGTATGATTATTTATCTTGTCCCATCTGATAAACGGGCTTTTGGGGCAGGAAACTCGGTATTTGAGAGTAGTCAAGGAATTGAAACAGTTAAGACTAATATTGATTTACCGCCATCAGTAAATAATTTTGCCTATCATATATCTTTGGAAACACCACCAGATGGACGCAAAAATCAGCCTAGCCATAGTGGTTATACAGATGCTCAATATAAGGCTTTGGCTTGGCTGTTATCCCTGAGCAACATTCCCGATAACCGCATTACTACCCATAAAAATGTAGATCGATCTGGTCAGAGATTCGATCCTAGAAGCTTTGATTTTGATGAATTTTTTCAGATTTTACATACTTATCGTCAACCAAATGAAAGCAAGGTATCTACCCAAATTAATTGA